Proteins encoded by one window of Anopheles maculipalpis chromosome 2RL, idAnoMacuDA_375_x, whole genome shotgun sequence:
- the LOC126558913 gene encoding pyridoxine/pyridoxamine 5'-phosphate oxidase-like isoform X2 encodes MRLTLFRRMSFVDLASLRIKYKSEKEIFLESSIERKEPISLFRKWMQDACETPEIIEPNAMCLATATKDAVPSARFVLLKDVTDEGFTFFTNYESRKADELAENPHVALAFYWLPLRRSVRIEGKAERISREASETYFHQRPRASQIGALASPQSKPIPSREFLDQKERGIKEELGPDGVVPLPNWGGYLVRPKSIEFWQGQTNRLHDRIRFRKELGANEAVDGILLHAGEEGWVYERLAP; translated from the exons ATGAGATTAACGTTATTCCGAAGAATGTCCTTCGTAGATCTTGCAT CACTCAGAATCAAGTACAAATCGGAGAAGGAGATCTTTCTAGAATCCAGCATTGAACGAAAGGAACCGATAAGCCTATTTCGCAAGTGGATGCAAGATGCCTGCGAAACTCCAGAGATCATCGAACCGAACGCTATGTGCttggcaacagcaacaaa GGATGCTGTCCCATCGGCACGCTTCGTACTGTTGAAAGATGTTACCGATGAGGGATTTACCTTCTTCACCAACTATGAAAGCCGCAAAGCGGACGAGCTGGCAGAAAACCCGCACGTTGCGCTCGCGTTCTACTGGCTACCGTTGAGACGCTCGGTCCGGATCGAAGGCAAGGCGGAGCGCATATCACGCGAAGCATCGGAAACATACTTTCACCAGCGTCCACGGGCAAGCCAAATCGGTGCGCTGGCAAGCCCACAGAGCAAACCGATACCGAGCCGAGAGTTTCTAGATCAAAAGGAAAGAGGCATTAAGGAGGAGCTCGGACCGGACGGTGTTGTGCCATTGCCCAACTGGGGTGGGTATCTCGTTCGTCCGAAGTCGATCGAATTTTGGCAAGGACAAACCAACCGTCTACACGATCGCATCCGATTCCGCAAAGAGCTCGGCGCAAATGAAGCGGTCGATGGTATATTGCTTCATGCAGGAGAGGAAGGATGGGTGTATGAGCGATTAGCACCGTAA
- the LOC126558913 gene encoding pyridoxine/pyridoxamine 5'-phosphate oxidase-like isoform X1, whose amino-acid sequence MRLTLFRRMSFVDLASLRIKYKSEKEIFLESSIERKEPISLFRKWMQDACETPEIIEPNAMCLATATKDAVPSARFVLLKDVTDEGFTFFTNYESRKADELAENPHVALAFYWLPLRRSVRIEGKAERISREASETYFHQRPRASQIGALASPQSKPIPSREFLDQKERGIKEELGPDGVVPLPNWGGYLVRPKSIEFWQGQTNRLHDRIRFRKELGANEAVDGILLHAGEEGWVYERLAP is encoded by the exons ATGAGATTAACGTTATTCCGAAGAATGTCCTTCGTAGATCTTGCAT CACTCAGAATCAAGTACAAATCGGAGAAGGAGATCTTTCTAGAATCCAGCATTGAACGAAAGGAACCGATAAGCCTATTTCGCAAGTGGATGCAAGATGCCTGCGAAACTCCAGAGATCATCGAACCGAACGCTATGTGCttggcaacagcaacaaa GGATGCTGTCCCATCGGCACGCTTCGTACTGTTGAAAGATGTTACCGATGAGGGATTTACCTTCTTCACCAACTATGAAAGCCGCAAAGCGGACGAGCTGGCAGAAAACCCGCACGTTGCGCTCGCGTTCTACTGGCTACCGTTGAGACGCTCGGTCCGGATCGAAGGCAAGGCGGAGCGCATATCACGCGAAGCATCGGAAACATACTTTCACCAGCGTCCACGGGCAAGCCAAATCGGTGCGCTGGCAAGCCCACAGAGCAAACCGATACCGAGCCGAGAGTTTCTAGATCAAAAGGAAAGAGGCATTAAGGAGGAGCTCGGACCGGACGGTGTTGTGCCATTGCCCAACTGGGGTGGGTATCTCGTTCGTCCGAAGTCGATCGAATTTTGGCAAGGACAAACCAACCGTCTACACGATCGCATCCGATTCCGCAAAGAGCTCGGCGCAAATGAAGCGGTCGATGGTATATTGCTTCATGCAGGAGAGGAAGGATGGGTGTATGAGCGATTAGCACC
- the LOC126558522 gene encoding arrestin domain-containing protein 3-like gives MSKKLTKFQIILDRGALLYLPGQVLSGRVLLETQADTAVLGLHFHVLGECTVHVPKGRRDKSYDKENYIDFRMKLLDDFDNKPILLSPGIHCFPFKLGLPVSLPSTFLGRHGWVQYYCKTSLQETSGITHKNQQVFIVLNPIDLNLEVPIMSSPLEANVEHRVGVGYIGGTVRCNVGLDKRAYVPGESILLTGEVHNRTNVTVKLLKYALIETVKYFVHGKLVHQERRELDAVVRDKIKSGGRDVMQNGHLTVPPLPPTNLLGCHLIKVQYSVCVLIEPNLMERQEAIRIPITLGTYPFRRDDENLQEWVDNYVQYPAALPVSRGTPFEVLH, from the exons ATGTCGAAAAAGTTGACCAAATTTCAAATCATCCTCGACCGTGGCGCCTTGCTGTATTTGCCCGGACAGGTACTGTCCGGGCGTGTGCTGCTTGAAACGCAGGCCGATACAGCCGTCCTTGGGCTGCACTTTCACGTGCTGGGCGAGTGTACCGTGCACGTGCCGAAGGGACGCCGTGACAAGTCGTACGATAAGGAAAACTACATCGATTTCCGCATGAAGCTGCTGGATGATTTCGACAACAAGCCCATCCTGCTATCACCCGGCATACACTGCTTTCCGTTCAAGCTGGGACTGCCCGTGTCATTGCCGTCCACCTTTCTCGGTCGGCACGGCTGGGTGCAGTACTATTGCAAGACCAGCCTGCAGGAAACGTCCGGTATAACGCACAAGAATCAGCAGGTGTTTATCGTGCTGAATCCCATCGATTTAAACCTGGAAGTGCCGATCATGAGC AGTCCGCTCGAAGCAAACGTCGAGCATCGTGTGGGTGTCGGTTATATTGGTGGCACGGTACGCTGCAACGTGGGACTGGACAAACGGGCGTATGTGCCGGGCGAGAGCATTCTCCTCACCGGCGAGGTTCACAACCGTACGAATGTGACCGTGAAGCTGCTAAAGTATGCGCTCATCGAG ACGGTGAAATACTTTGTGCACGGAAAGCTCGTCCATCAGGAGCGTCGTGAGCTGGATGCGGTTGTGCGCGATAAAATCAAGTCCGGCGGCCGAGATGTGATGCAGAATGGTCATCTGACGGTGCCACCGCTGCCGCCCACCAATCTGCTCGGTTGCCATCTGATCAAGGTGCAGtacagtgtttgt GTGTTGATTGAGCCGAACCTGATGGAGCGCCAGGAAGCCATCCGGATTCCGATCACGCTCGGTACCTACCCGTTCCGGCGCGACGACGAGAACCTGCAGGAGTGGGTTGACAACTACGTGCAGTATCCCGCTGCACTGCCCGTCTCACGTGGCACACCGTTTGAAGTGCTGCACTAA
- the LOC126559719 gene encoding muscarinic acetylcholine receptor DM1 → MGRPYYDDPVEMWLWSSTKPAHFVRLSTVPFPEWFPGTVTLARATVATSAHSASVTGSLSRPAGYTGYVSYMKRFNFTANLNPIGDRTGTDVGLDDQIAGDEDDDDGSLALHNYWALLAIILVFGTAAGNILVCLAIVWERRLQNVTNYFLMSLAITDLMVALSVMPLGILTLVKGHFPLDSEYCLVWICLDVLFCTASIMHLCTISVDRYLSLRYPMKFGRNKTRRRVVLKISFVWLLSIAMSLPLSLMYSKNHASVLVNGTCQIPDPVYKLVGSIVCFYIPLCVMLITYTLTVRLLAQQSENLGGVGSGGGWSSGWLGQAPAFDRRNTWKRIIKLSLPTAQNPHAHSAASTDTELSTLDNHDLWLLESSIPEPSSITMTAMQRFGEEMLKLSQGLESVAQHSDRHLGLSGKARSPERNRENESFRKKPSTKNTAAPATMVTIRSPVPAKKRRSSTSNWINRRNSGTPPPVRLVRKRFKSLPHAIPPSESDEIEVDEQFMQEVLLELREREDKSTVDSSCKKTAQLGEDTVSSRTAGHPEGDDTGSDGTGPAVSPHPLSQSHGGHSLKLPPPCKCPFFGEGASSRQQYLRPAEIKIVKTSSDLSSIAAAGDSLVYSTISISSSSNVTSQPTRSISSSLSTLPASALASPSRKCSVPKGISVVTWDQRRHQRRGSSFGGARTSLLLTPTKASPSSVSLRRSINLRHNALDGGGSCSVTGSGETMFRGAPKKNSSSPCLMQHQTGGGGATVAMMAVAAASSTVPTMATTTMTVRSHHSRNSSMISRNSSRHGRIIRLEQKATKVLGVVFFTFVILWAPFFVLNLLPSVCKHCEDNIDQWVFEFVTWLGYASSLVNPIFYTIFNKAFRDAFRKVLLCRYGLKARHWQPNS, encoded by the exons ATGGGCCGCCCGTACTATGATGATCCGGTGGAAATGTGGCTCTGGTCGTCTACGAAGCCGGCACACTTTGTGCGACTATCGACGGTTCCTTTTCCGGAATGGTTTCCCGGCACGGTGACGCTGGCAAGGGCGACCGTTGCAACGAGTGCTCACAGTGCTTCGGTCACTGGCAGCTTAAGTCGTCCGGCAGGTTACACCGGCTACGTTAGCTACATGAAACGATTTAATTTCACTGCAAACCTGAACCCGATCGGCGACCGGACCGGGACCGATGTCGGGCTGGACGATCAGATAGCGGGcgacgaggacgacgacgatgggTCGCTCGCATTGCACAACTACTGGGCCTTGCTAGCAATTATACTCGTGTTTGGTACGGCCGCCGGTAACATACTCGTCTGCCTTGCCATCGTTTGGGAGCGGCGGTTACAGAACGTCACCAACTATTTTCTGATGTCACTGGCCATTACGGACCTGATGGTTGCGCTGTCGGTGATGCCGCTCGGAATCCTGACACTGGTCAAAG GACACTTTCCACTCGATTCCGAATACTGTCTGGTGTGGATCTGCCTGGATGTTCTGTTTTGCACCGCCAGCATTATGCATTTGTGCACGATTTCCGTCGATCGCTATCTGTCGCTACGCTATCCCATGAAGTTCGGACGCAACAAAACGCGGCGCCGTGTGGTGCTGAAGATCAGTTTCGTTTGGTTGCTTTCGATTGCGATGAGTCTCCCGCTAAGTTTAATGTATTCGAAG AACCATGCATCGGTGCTGGTGAACGGAACGTGCCAAATACCGGACCCAGTGTACAAGCTGGTCGGATCTATCGTCTGCTTCTATATACCGCTCTGTGTGATGCTGATAACCTACACGCTGACAGTGCGGCTGTTGGCACAGCAAAGCGAAAATCTGGGCGGTGTCGGTAGTGGGGGCGGATGGTCGAGTGGGTGGTTGGGCCAGGCGCCCGCCTTTGATCGGCGCAATACATGGAAGAGAATAATTAAGCTCAGTCTGCCCACAGCCCAGAATCCTCACGCACACTCCGCTGCGTCAACCGATACGGAGCTTTCCACGCTGGATAATCATGATCTGTGGTTGCTAGAGTCCAG CATTCCAGAACCCAGCTCCATTACGATGACTGCGATGCAGCGATTTGGCGAAGAGATGCTGAAGCTGTCCCAAGGGTTAGAATCCGTGGCGCAGCACAGCGATCGACATCTTGGCCTAAGCGGTAAAGCACGATCACCGGAGCGTAATCGCGAGAATGAATCATTCCG CAAAAAACCAAGCACAAAAAATACAGCAGCACCCGCTACGATGGTGACCATACGATCACCGGTGCCGGCAAAGAAACGGCGTAGTTCCACCTCGAACTGGATTAATCGAAGAAATTCTGGAACGCCACCGCCGGTCCGGTTAGTTCGCAAACGGTTCAAAAGTCTACCGCACGCAATACCTCCATCAGAGTCGGACGAAATTGAGGTGGACGAGCAGTTTATGCAGGAAGTGCTGCTAGAGCTAAGGGAGCGGGAGGATAAATCAACGGTCGACTCTTCGTGCAAAAAAACCGCTCAGCTGGGAGAAGATACAGTATCTTCCAGAACAGCCGGACATCCCGAGGGTGATGATACGGGCAGTGATGGTACGGGCCCGGCTGTCAGTCCCCATCCGCTGTCCCAGAGTCATGGCGGGCATAGCTTGAAGCTTCCACCACCGTGCAAATGTCCGTTCTTCGGTGAAGGTGCATCCAGCCGGCAGCAGTATCTGCGCCCGGCCGAAATCAAGATCGTAAAGACAAGCTCCGACCTAAGCTCGATAGCGGCCGCAGGTGATAGTCTCGTGTACAGCACGATCTCCATTTCGTCCAGCTCGAACGTAACCTCGCAACCGACGAGATCCATTTCGAGCAGCCTTTCGACACTTCCTGCCTCGGCACTAGCTTCCCCCAGTCGTAAGTGTAGCGTCCCGAAGGGCATCTCCGTAGTAACCTGGGATCAGCGCCGCCATCAGCGGCGCGGTTCGAGCTTTGGTGGTGCGAGAAcctcgctgctgctgactCCAACGAAAGCGAGCCCGTCCAGTGTGTCCTTGCGGCGATCGATCAATTTACGCCATAACGCGCTCGACGGTGGAGGCTCGTGCAGTGTGACCGGCAGCGGTGAAACCATGTTCCGTGGTGCACCGAAAAAGAACAGTTCCTCACCATGTCTGATGCAACATCAGACGGGTGGTGGAGGTGCTACGGTAGCGATGATGGCAGTTGCAGCTGCCTCATCGACGGTGCCAACTATGGCTACGACAACGATGACGGTACGGTCGCATCACTCGCGCAACTCGAGTATGATATCGCGCAATTCATCGCGCCATGGACGCATCATTCGGCTCGAGCAGAAGGCGACCAAGGTGTTGGGTGTGGTGTTCTTCACGTTCGTTATCCTGTGGGCACCGTTCTTCGTGCTCAATCTGCTGCCGAGCGTTTGCAAGCACTGTGAGGATAATATCGATCAGTGGGTGTTTGAGTTTGTGACGTGGCTTGGATACGCGAGCAGTCTGGTGAATCCGATCTTCTACACCATCTTCAACAAAGCGTTCCGGGACGCGTTCCGCAAGGTGCTGCTCTGCCGGTACGGACTGAAGGCGCGACATTGGCAACCGAACAGCTAG